The nucleotide sequence AAGTTTATTGTCTTTTGTatttattctttgttttttttcatatttattctTAATCAAGTTTATATTCTGTagagtaaaatgaaaattttaccTTATTTATAATTAATTTGTTTATGCATTAAGCTAACTTTATATATTCCCTCTGCTCAATAATTTATTTATATTCAGTAATATGTGAAGACTACATAAAAGCAATATTTGTTCATTAAACTTCTAGCAATTAGGGTTCATGAGCTATTTTTGAAATAGGAAATGAAGAAACTTGGCCAAAAAGGAGGTAGCTTGGCAGTGCTATTAGATTACTTAAGTAGTCTGGTGGCCTTAATAtcaaattctttatttttttaataattgaaaATTTCATGGTTTATTTACCTTATACTTGTAGAAGCATTCTTACCTACCATATACTTTTCCATTTTGTGAAGATTCCACATTTTATGCAAAAGTAGTGTCCACCAATTACTagtttgaagattttttttcttgagctttAAGAACCTTGTAAAAAACTGTATTAACTTGTTCATAAGTAGCAGTAGCATCCTAtctatgttttattttccctTAAGGCTGATTTTGAAGTAACAAAATCATTAAAAGTTTGTTATTTCTTCTTGCATCTGATTTTATGAAGAGAATCATATTCTTAGTCCCAATTAGCTTAGGAAAAGGTTTTGAAGGAAATCAAAAAAGGCATTAACAATGAAATTAGGCTACAAAACACTTTGAGATCTTTTCATATTAGGTTTCCATTGCCACCATAGAATATTATGAAACTTGGAGCCTTCAGCATAGATTTTATATGAAAAGGTTTAAAGTAAAACTTTCAAGAAACCTTACCTTCATTTTAGAATGTTATAGCGAGGAGAGCAGTTGTATAAAAAGTTATCATTTTTAGGCATAAAGAAACAAACAGAGACACTTTTAAATGTTTTTGATGAACTCCAATATTCGCCATACTATGAACAAACCTATTTacatgaataaaatatttttgaatgatgAAAAACTTTCagttcttaaaacaaaacaaacagccgCATTAGAGAGCGCTGGACATCCTCCTGAAGTTATCCAATGCAGGGGTTGTGAAGGTTTAAAATTGAACTGAGCACCATGTATGGACAGGATGATACATACTAATCTTTGTTTTACTCCCTATGATAGCTAAAAAGTAATTTCTAACAGTGAATTTCAATGATCTCTTTATGATCAGTGGAAGCAGACAAGATTAATAAAGCTACACCATGTAAAAGTATTTGTGTTTTGATATTAATATCAGACTATATCTTGGTGGAATGGTTCATTCCAAATAATCCATGAGGTCTAAACAATTTCGAGTGAACTACAGAATGACCATACCAGAAAAGGTGAATCTCAGGATCCGTCCTGTACTTACATGATCAGTCACATGGTGTCGCTCTGCATCAAAAGGTGAAACACGAAGATGTCTCCACGCCCAGTGACTGCAACTATTCACAGAACAGGATCGACTCCATATTGACCGAAATGCTGGGCAGACTTGACTTAGTCTCTACTGAAAGAAAAGGGCAAACGCACAAGTAGTCCTTGCAAGTGCTCCTTTAAGCTGGCATACCACCTCAGAAGCCCTGTATCCGCAATGGTGTTTTCCTGGCGAGGAACCCCGGGAGCCCAGCGTCTGCTGCTCTGGCTGCTGCTGCTCGCCGCCTGGGAGCTGGGGAGCGGGCAGCTCCACTACTCGGTCCCCGAGGAGGCCAAGCACGGCACCTTCGTGGGCCGCATCGCGCAGGACCTGGGGCTGGAGCTGGCGGAGCTGGTGCCGCGCCTGTTCCGCGTGGCGTCCAAGGGCCGCGGGGACCTTCTGGAGGTGAATCTGCAGAATGGCATTTTGTTTGTGAATTCTCGGATCGACCGCGAGGAGCTGTGCGGGCGGAGCGCGGCGTGCGGCATCCACCTGGAGGTGATCGTGGAGCAGCCGCTGCAGGTTTTCcacgtggaggtggaggtgaaggaCATTAACGACAATCCGCCGGTGTTCCGAGAAAGAGAACAAAAGGTACGTATTTCTGAATCTGCacctctggactctcattttccCCTAGAGGGCGCTGCCGACGCGGATACCGGCATAAATGCTCTTCTGACGTATAGGTTAAGTGTAAATGAATATTTTGAACTTAAAATAATAACGAAAACCGATAAAAGTATATTACCGGAACTAGTTCTGCGGAAGTCATTGGACAGAGAGGAAACGCCAGAATTTAATTTATTGCTTACAGCCACAGATGGAGGTAAACCGGAGCTAACAGGATCTATTAAGATTGTAATCACCGTACTAGATGTCAACGACAATGCCCCAGTGTTTGATAAGCCTGTCTATAAAGTAGCATTGTTTGAAAATGTCCAAAACGCCACCAGAGTAATTCAATTGAATGCCTCAGATCTAGACGACGGACTAAATAGAGAGTTTTTCTATGGAATTAGAATGATTTTGCCAGTGAGTGAGAAGTGTATGTTTTTGATAAATCCGGACACAGGTGACATTCAAATTTTTGGGATACTGGATTTTGAAGAGAATAATGTGTATGAAATTCAGGTTAATGCCATTGATAAAGGGCTTCCTTCTATGGTGGGGCATAGCATGGTCCTGGTGGAAGTTGTGGACTTGAACGACAATGTCCCTGAGGTAATAGTCACTTCACTGTCACCCCCTGTACAAGAAGATGCTCAGGTGGGCACCGTGATCGCCCTGATCAGCGTGTCCGACCGCGACTCTGGGGCCAACGGACAGGTGACCTGCTCCCTGACGCCCAACGCTCCCTTCAAGCTGGTGTCCACCTTCAAGAACTATTACTCGCTGGTGCTGGACAGCGCTTTGGACCGCGAGAGCGTGGCCGCCTATGAGCTGGAGGTGACGGCGCGCGACGGGGGCTCGCCCCCGCTGTCGGCCACGGTCCGCGTGTCCGTGGAGGTGGCGGACGTGAACGACAACGCGCCCACGTTCGCGCAGGCCGAGTACACGGTGTTCGTGAAGGAGAACAACCCGCCGGGCAGCCACATCTTCACGGTGTCTGCGCGCGACGCGGACGCGCAGGAGAACGCGCGTGTGTCCTACTCGCTGGTGGAGCGGCGCGTGGGCGAGCGCGCGCTGTCGAGCTACGTGTCCGTGCACGCGGAGAGCGGCAAGGTGTACGCGCTGCAGCCGCTGGACCACGAGGAGCTGGAGGTGCTGCGCTTCCAGGTGAGCGCGCGCGACGCGGGCGTGCCCTCGCTGGGTGGCAACGTGACGCTGCAGGTGTTCGTGCTGGACGAGAACGACAACGCGCCCGCGCTGCTGCCCGCCGCGGGGGCGGCCGCGGGCtcgcggggcggcggcggcggcggcggcggcggcgcgggcgtGTCTGCGAGCGAGCTGGTGCCGCGGTCGGTGGGCGCGGGCCACGTGGTGGCCAAGGTGCGCGCCGTGGACGCCGACTCGGGCTACAACGCGTGGCTGTCGTACGAGCTGCAGCCGGCGGCGGGCGGCGCGCGCAGCCCGTTCCGCGTGGGCCTGTACACGGGCGAGGTGAGCACGACGCGCGCCCTGGACGAGGCGGACGCGCCGCGCCAGCGCCTGCTGGTGCTGGTCCGGGACCACGGCGAGCCTCCGCTGGCGGCCACGGCCACCGTGCTGGTGTCGCTGGTGGACAGCGGCCAGGCGCTGAAGACGTCTTCGCGGGCGGccatggcggcggcggcggcgggggcgtcGGGCGCGGCGGGCGGCGCGGCGGCGCTGGTGGACGTCAACGTGTACCTGATCATCGCCATCTGCGCAGTGTCCAGCCTGCTGGTGCTCACGCTGCTGCTGTACACGGCGCTGCGCTGCTCGGCGCCGGCCGCAGAGGGCGCGTGCGGGCCGGGGAAGCCTGCGCTGGTGTGCTCGAGCGCTGTGGGCAGCTGGTCGTCCTCTCAGCAGAGGCGGCACCGGGTGTGCTCTGGGGAGGGGCCGCCCAAGGCTGACCTCATGGCCTTCAGCCCCAGCGTTCCACCATTACAAGAAGATTGTTCCAGTGAAGTAAGTCGTTGATAAAATTTAAACAGCTTTTCTTCTAAAATTTACTTTTTTTGGTTTAACGTTTTCTTTAGCTATTTCTCGCATAATATTATCCCTTAAAATTGAAAATATCGAATTATTATGCCACATGGTTATCCTTAGTCATTCAAATTGTTTTGTGTCCACCAGTGCTTTTAATGAAGGAAATGTTTAGGTAGAACAACGAAGCTCACTTCCACCATTGGTATTGGGTTGGgtcgctaacctcaaggtcagaagttccaacCCAACATCTATTGAGAGAATGCTGAggatgtctgctcctgtaagggttTGCAAGCCTCATAAATCATACACAGGTTCAGGAGGAGTAGAGCATTACTCAATGGTAGTGGTGCAATTTATTCTCATATATGAATCGTAAGTCTTGAAAAGATACTGATGTTAACCTAGAATCTTCTCACGTGTTTGACATATCTTAAGTATTTAAAGATATCTCTATATAAATCCATAATTACAGAAAAGTTCCAAGAATAGTATGTCTAGTTCCCAGGTAGTTCCCAATTGAAATCCATTTGTGGTCTGTCAACATTCAAACACACATGCtttgcaattttttaaaaattcaagattACAGTATGTTGTAGACACAGGCATGCCCTGTAAAGGAGAGGGCTAAATGAACTGATTAGGATCCCTAATGGGATTGTGGGTTACACTGTGGACTGCCAACTGCAGCTCAATGCTTCAAAAACCATCAGcccctccccgggagaaagatgaggctttccatttccttgaagatttacagcctcagaaaacaagaggcaggcagttctgttctgtcctataggattactatgaattgaaactggctcgatggcaatgagagtttTTGTAATTGAACTGATATAAATTGTGCTCTCCAACCGTATTGGTATATAAAGAGTGTTAAATAGGTGGGTGTTGTTAGTTCTCTGATAATTACGTATACATGTTTCTCCTCAAGTGTTTTAAATTATAAATACGGAATGGATTGTGTAAATATTTACTCCAAAAGTTTGTATTTGGGTAGAATGTACATAACATATATGAATACCACTAAGAACATCAATGAATCCTTATTGCCTTTCCAAATACTTTGTTCACTACAAATTAAGTTTTTTTCCTTTGAACGTAATAAAAAGTGAAACTATGCATTTTCTTGGGCATAAAATTGAATCAAAACTTTCTTGATAAATTTATGAACAtaagaaaaagagggaaaatcacactaattttgtatatatttactaGTTGCCAGGTGAGACAACATGAACTATTTTTGATAGTTTCCATATTAGTTAGTATTATTTCAGTATGTTTTAGAAAAGGGAACTAATTAGATCCTAATATGCTaacatatttaaaactagaataTATGTTGGAATAAAAGAGAATCACAAAACTCCCCATATAAATGCCTAAAAAGTGTTGATATATTAATGTAGTGATAGAAATCATTTCAATTAAATTCTATTGgtaatttttaaataatgttttcCTCTTGTTCAGAAGTGGCTCTTttgctgggatgtttttctctTGATAGGCTCCTGCCCTAATGGAACAATTGGttatattttgggctgctaaccccaaaattTGTTGAAAGCCATCAGCCATGGAGACAGACGGGGCTGTCtgtacccataaagatttacactttCGGAAACTCCATGGAGAAATTCTATTTGTTCTGTGTTGTCGTTTGCTGCtgtcaagtccaactcatagcgattctatgcacaacagaaggaaacagtgcctggtcctgcaccatcttcacaattgttcatatgtctgagcccattgttgcagtcaccatgCCAGTAGTATATCTTGTCAAGGGCCATCCTGTTCTATAGTGTGCTGTAAatttgaatcaactcaatagaaatgtgtatgatttctttttaattaaaaactggCTTTTTGGTAGCCAATTATGTTTGTCAGAGTATACATAACGCAGTCAATTAGAGGAAGCTACTATTTTGATTTTATGTGCTATCATTtaggattttaattttgttttacgaTAGTACTAAGAATGTTTGTTCTTGAAAATATTAACACACTAAagggggagcgggtagggagggggagggaaaaaaggaaaatgagctgattccaggaacccaagcagaaggcgaattttcaaaatgatgagggcaatgaatgtataaaggtgctttacacaattgatgtatgtatggattgtgataagagttgtatgagccccaataaaatgatttaaaaaatattgacaCATTAGAGAACAAATTGGCTAGGTTTTTGTTTGAGTTCCTCTTAAAAGCTTTAAGATTCACATATAATTTTAGGTCTAAAGAAATTTGTACAATGTACAGTGTTACTCTCCTTGAttacctttttattttaatacaaCGTATGCATATCATAGCAATACaaattatattatattttattgattttaaGATGAATACCTTTCTGTTAGTGTTCACAATGAGTGCTTCATTCCTTTCAAATGAGATTGACTACTATATATTTTGTTGTTTActtaaaatatgacaaaaatacttctcaattttaaatatttcaatatCATTGGAATTGAGATGCATCTATACTTTGTAATGATTTAATTAGTTATTTTCCTCTTTCGATGGTAACCATGCATATTACTATCATGTCATTAGATGCCATCCAATCAGTGCTAACTCCTATGGACCTCATGAACagcagcaggaaacactgccgggccagtgccgtcctcacaattgttatgttagcTCAttgtgcagccgctgtgtcagttcctcttcttgaggatcttcctcttcttcgcttTCCCTCTGCTgtgccaagcataatgtccttctccagagactggtctcttctgacaatatgtctaaaatatgtgcgacaaagtcttgctattctTAGAGAAGTAGcattcattctggctgtactacttccaagacaaatttatgtatccttttggcagtccatgatacttttaatattatttgctaacactatagttcaaatgcactgattctttttgatcttccttgttcagtgcctttcacatgcatatgaggtgattgaaaataccatggcttgagtcaggtgcaccttatccTCAAaataatgtccttgcttttcGCTATTCCGAAGAAATCTTGTGCAGTTGATTTGCTTAATGCAACaggccttttgatctcttcattGCTGTGTTCAGATGcaataattgtggatccaagtaagatgaaatccttgacagcttcaaccttttctccatttaacctgatgttacctattggtcaagttgtgaagattttgatcaTCTTTATCTTGAGTTGTATAATCTGTACTGACGTctccagtccttgatcttcatcagcaagtgttttaagtTCTTACTTTGAGGAAGCAAGATTAAGTCATCTGCACATagcagttgttaataagcttttctccaattctgaccctacattcttcttcatataatgcagctcCTCTGATTTTTTAtgaagcacacagattgaacatgtATGGCGAGAGTATGCAACCCTCTTCTGAAACAACTCTCCTGGTCTTACGCCGAACAGTATTCTCTTGCTGTGCTCCTGATTCCTGTAacagttccacaggagcacatgtACGTGtacaggaattcccattttcgTCAAGCTATCCGTAGTTGGTTATGATTCACAGAATCAAATGTTTTTGCAtattcagtaaaacacaagtaaacccatttctggtattctctattttcagGCAAGAGCTACCTGCCACCAGCAATTATAACCCTTGTGTCAcatactcttctgaatccagtttgaatttctgaaaGCTCTCTATTGCTGTACTTCTGCAacagttgttgaatgatcttcagcaaaattttacttgcatgtgagatcaacaatattgttctataattcactttctttggaatgagttcaaatgaatctcttctagtctgttgtCCAGGTAGCCGTCTTCCAGATTTTGCGGCCTAGGTgagcgagtgcttccagggcttcctcAGCCTGTTGGAACACTTCAATGGGTATCCCATCCATTCCCAGAGCCTTGCttggcagcttgaacttcttttccGCGCGTACGTTTGTGAGGGCCCATGCTAAGATATTTAATTGCATTGTCTAATTTAGTGGAAGTGCAGTAACTATCCTCCTCATTCTACAGAAGATAAACTTCATAACTAAGCCACATAGATAACGAGAGATGTTTCAAACTCAGTTCTGGAGGATTTCAAATCTATTATGCTATAATATCACTGTGTGCCCATTATCAGGCAAGTTTTTAAAGTACAGTTCACATCTTGTAACTTTCTTCAAGAAAAATTCCCAGAGTCTACTTGACTAGAGAGGAAAGCCTTAAATACTTCAGCCTGGTATTAAGATATTAAATGTTGtattcttttttctatttctcaTATCTTTAGTTGAGGACATGGAATATATGTTCATTCAATAATAAATATAGGTTTTGATATGATATATGGTATTGAAATGTATGGCCTTGACCAATCTCTACATCATATAAATGAGAATAATTATAGAGACAAGGCATTTTGCAGGGTAGATTACATTTCAACATGGAAAATGTTACATATGGGAAGATAAGTTTGAGCAAAATTTGCTCTGGTGAATTTGTACTTGAAGAATAGGTATAGGTGATATTCTAGCGGCAGGAATGGATGCTAATAAAAGACTTATTTATAATTACTTAGATGTAAAGTAGTGGAAACTGAAGCTATAACAGTAGAAATGGATAGAAACATATACAAGgggcattgacaaattcaaccaGCTAGTGATAAATTTAGTGCAAATGATAAGGTAGAGACAAAAGAAGATGACTTTACATTTTTTAGTTTGGCCCATTAACCGAGGAGCAGCAGAGGTGGAGACaagatttgtgtttgtttgttgtgaagctagggaatggggagaaaggaaggagagcTTCATTCTGAACATATTGCTCTTAAGTTTCTAGGAGGATTGCATTGTGAAATTGTGGACTTGGAACTCAGGGAAAATTATAGAGATAGATCTGTGAGTAATTGTCTTAGAGGAACTACATTAAACCATCAAAGTATAAAATCACCAagcgagagagagaaaatgaaaaataatatatcCAAGTAGAGAATTTGGGTGGGTACACATGTTGGCTCCAGGGGGCTGCCATTCCTGaatgatttaaaaacagaaatttattcccaCAGTTCTAGAGGACAGATTGTCACAGATCAAGGCGTCTGTGGAGCTTCTAGATGTCCTTGGGGAGAACCCGTTCGTTGTCTCTTCTAGTGTCTGCAGgctgttccttggcattccttacTTGAGACTGTACCATTGTAACCTCTGTCTTGTTGCCTCTTCCTCCCCTGTGGACTATCTTATAAGGATACGTGTGATTGCATCGAAGATTCACAGGACAATACAAGATAAACTCCTCCACTCCAGAGTCTTAATTTAATGACACTTAAAAATATAGCTCAATATTCACAGGTGTTAAGGATTAGAACATTGATGCCTATATGCAGGAGCCCCCATTCAGCACAGTATACTCACTCAACTGCCATCGAGAATGGAGATGGACAGCTAAAATGGAACTCAAATTGTAGCGCATCAAATAAATGGGAGGAAATGAGAAAGGAACAGGTTCCCTCTTCAGAAGAAGCAGATTTAAATAGATATAGTTTGCTcatatattatgtatataaatGTTATGCACATATGCTTGAATGTATTTTAAATAAACATTCTAAATGTATATGCAAATTGTTCCAAAGTGACTGTAGAATAAGCTCCCTCTTTTTGTCTGTGTGGAATGTTTACACATataaatttgtgggaaaatggaactcATCAACCAATACGAACTAACATTAGAAGATTAAGCTAATTTATGGTTTTTGGAAAGGAAGACATTTACTACTTAATTACGTGTTTGCAATGCAAAACATCAGGAATTGCAGGAAAACAAGCCACATCAATGGAAAGTATGAAGATTGAACCACTTACACACGCATGCGCTTGGTGTCGCTCTTCACTGAGAATGTTTTCGTGAGGCCTGAACCACCGTCTTGCTGCAGGGAATTTGACTCCAGATCTTTTCGATTCATCTCGCAATAGAAGGTGATCAAATTGGGGTTTGAGAGGCAGTTTGTGGTAAGGTTTTCCACATATTCCAGCTATCTCAGTAGTTTTTGATTGTTCCATGATGCTTCACCGGCGAGGATGTCCAGGAGCTCCACATCTGCTGCTCTCGCTGCTGCTGCTCACCGCCTGGGAGCTGGGGAGCGGGCAGCTCCACTACTCGGTCCCCGAGGAGGCCAAGCACGGCACCTTCGTGGGCCGCATCGCGCAGGACCTGGGGCTGGAGCTGGCGGAGCTGGTGCCGCGCCTGTTCCGCGTGGCGTCCAAAGACCCCGGGGACCTTCTGGAGGTGAATCTGCAGAATGGCATTTTGTTTGTGAATTCTCGGATCGACCGCGAGGAGCTGTGCGGGCGGAGCGCGGCGTGCGGCATCCACCTGGAGGTGATCGTGGAGCAGCCGCTGCAGGTTTTCcacgtggaggtggaggtgaaggaCATTAACGACCACCCGCCCGTGTTCCCTGAAAGTAAGAAAAGAATAAGCATTGCGGAATCTAGACCTCCGGAAACTCGACTTCCACTAGATGGCGCATCGGATGAAGATATTGGAGTAAACTCGGCCTTGACCTACCGACTCAATCCCAATGACTTTTTCGCTTTGGATTCACCGAGCAATCATGAGCAAATGTCTTCGTTATCACTTGTGCTTAGGAAATCATTGGACAGAGAGGAAATTCAGGAACATAGCTTATTATTAACAGCCAGCGATGGAGGTAAACCCGAGTTGACCAGCACAGTCCAGCTGCTGATCACAGTGCTGGATGTGAATGACAATGCTCCAGAATTTGACCAATCCATTTATAAAGTGAGAATGCCAGAGAATGCATCAAATGGAACATTAATGATCAAGCTAAATGCCACAGACCCTGATGATGGCACGAATGGAGACGTAGTCTATTCGTTCAGAAGGCCTGTATCACCAGCAGTACTATATGCATTTATTATAAATCCCAATAATGGAGAAATTAGGATAAAAGGTGGTCTGGATtttgaagaaaagaaatcatatgaAATACTTGTGGAAGCCGTCGACAACGGGAATGTTCCAATGGCTGGTCATTGTACCGTTTTGGTGGAAGTATTAGATGTAAATGATAACGCCCCAGAGATTACGATCACATCTCTGTCACTGCATGTCAAGGAGGATGCTCAGCCTAACACCGCCATCGCCCTGATCAGGGTGTCCGATCGCGACTCTGGGGCCAACGGACAGGTGACCTGCTCCCTGACGCCCAACGCTCCCTTCAAGCTGGTGTCCACCTTCAAGAACTATTACTCGCTGGTGCTGGACAGCGCTTTGGACCGCGAGAGCGTGGCCGCCTATGAGCTGGAGGTGACGGCGCGCGACGGGGGCTCGCCCCCGCTGTCGGCCACGGCCCGCGTGTCCGTGGAGGTGGCGGACGTGAACGACAACGCGCCCACGTTCGCGCAGGCCGAGTACACGGTGTTCGTGAAGGAGAACAACCCGCCGGGCAGCCACATCTTCACGGTGTCTGCGCGCGACGCGGACGCGCAGGAGAACGCGCGTGTGTCCTACTCGCTGGTGGAGCGGCGCGTGGGCGAGCGCGCGCTGTCGAGCTACGTGTCCGTGCACGCGGAGAGCGGCAAGGTGTACGCGCTGCAGCCGCTGGACCACGAGGAGCTGGAGGTGCTGCGCTTCCAGGTGAGCGCGCGCGACGCGGGCGTGCCCGCGCTGGGCGGCAACGTGACGCTGCAGGTGTTCGTGCTGGACGAGAACGACAACGCGCCCGCGCTGCTGCCCGCCGCGGGGGCGGCCGCGGGCtcgcggggcggcggcggcggcggcggcgcgggcgtGTCTGCGAGCGAGCTGGTGCCGCGGTCGGTGGGCGCGGGCCACGTGGTGGCCAAGGTGCGCGCCGTGGACGCCGACTCGGGCTACAACGCGTGGCTGTCGTACGAGCTGCAGCCGGCGGCGGGCGGCGCGCGCAGCCCGTTCCGCGTGGGCCTGTACACGGGCGAGGTGAGCACGACGCGCGCCCTGGACGAGGCGGACGCGCCGCGCCAGCGCCTGCTGGTGCTGGTCCGGGACCACGGCGAGCCTCCGCTGGCGGCCACGGCCACCGTGCTGGTGTCGCTGGTGGACAGCGGCCAGGCGCTGAAGACGTCTTCGCGGGCGGccatggcggcggcggcggcgggggcgtcGGGCGCGGCGGGCGGCGCGGCGGCGCTGGTGGACGTCAACGTGTACCTGATCATCGCCATCTGCGCAGTGTCCAGCCTGCTGGTGCTCACGCTGCTGCTGTACACGGCGCTGCGCTGCTCGGCGCCGGCCGCAGAGGGCGCGTGCGGGCCGGGGAAGCCTGCGCTGGTGTGCTCGAGCGCTGTGGGCAGCTGGTCGTCCTCTCAGCAGAGGCGGCACCGGGTGTGCTCTGGGGAGGGGCCGCCCAAGGCCGACCTCATGGCCTTCAGCCCCTCAGTTCCTCCCTGTCTGGGTTCTGCAGTGGGAACTGTCCAGAGAGAAGAGGATTCAGAATATTTACAAGAGGTGAGCTCcaattttaaaattagaatttcaaaatatagttttattttcGCTTACGTGGTTTAGGCATTATTGTTGTAATGAATATAAGAGAAGTTCTTCTTCTGTTCAGCTTACATTCTTTATTAAAAATCACCACAACGACATTTTATTGAATTTTACCTCAAAGTTTCCAATGGAACACTTTTTTGGGTAGAAATTGTTCGATGCTTTTGGGTAGAAATTGTCCGTGTTAGCAATGTGTCGCATTGTAGTTATTTTCTTCCGTTTATTCTGTTCCCATTGACCTCACTTCCCTTGCCTTCCTTTCTTCTCACCTTTGATTGGTGAATGCTGACCAATTCTCGAGTAGTTCTTTGTCAGAGGgagtacactactcaaagccgaTGCTGTTTGGCAGCGATCATTTCATTTCCATCTTCTAAGATTATTTCAGGTGATAATCTGGAGGGAGAGTGTTTTTTAGTCTCCTTTAGTACCGTAGGTCTGGAATATTAAAGAATTTAAGCATTACTCTAcaattttctttcattctatCTAGGACTTTCTATTGGGTCCTTGGTCAGATGATTGGTATTGGAAGCTAGGCActacctagttcttctggtctcagatttGAAGACATTATCGTTTGATTCAATTGTTAGTCTCATGGATTGGTTTCTTCTTTaatcttttgattttcttcattttcttttgctctgtatgTACAATAATTGTATCTTAATAGAAGGCTCTCATAGTTCTAAGGCCCCAGATGGTATTCAACAACTTGGTTTTAAAACTTTATGTTtttgaactatgttatgcca is from Tenrec ecaudatus isolate mTenEca1 chromosome 2, mTenEca1.hap1, whole genome shotgun sequence and encodes:
- the LOC142439374 gene encoding protocadherin alpha-12 isoform X8; the protein is MVFSWRGTPGAQRLLLWLLLLAAWELGSGQLHYSVPEEAKHGTFVGRIAQDLGLELAELVPRLFRVASKGRGDLLEVNLQNGILFVNSRIDREELCGRSAACGIHLEVIVEQPLQVFHVEVEVKDINDNPPVFREREQKVRISESAPLDSHFPLEGAADADTGINALLTYRLSVNEYFELKIITKTDKSILPELVLRKSLDREETPEFNLLLTATDGGKPELTGSIKIVITVLDVNDNAPVFDKPVYKVALFENVQNATRVIQLNASDLDDGLNREFFYGIRMILPVSEKCMFLINPDTGDIQIFGILDFEENNVYEIQVNAIDKGLPSMVGHSMVLVEVVDLNDNVPEVIVTSLSPPVQEDAQVGTVIALISVSDRDSGANGQVTCSLTPNAPFKLVSTFKNYYSLVLDSALDRESVAAYELEVTARDGGSPPLSATVRVSVEVADVNDNAPTFAQAEYTVFVKENNPPGSHIFTVSARDADAQENARVSYSLVERRVGERALSSYVSVHAESGKVYALQPLDHEELEVLRFQVSARDAGVPSLGGNVTLQVFVLDENDNAPALLPAAGAAAGSRGGGGGGGGGAGVSASELVPRSVGAGHVVAKVRAVDADSGYNAWLSYELQPAAGGARSPFRVGLYTGEVSTTRALDEADAPRQRLLVLVRDHGEPPLAATATVLVSLVDSGQALKTSSRAAMAAAAAGASGAAGGAAALVDVNVYLIIAICAVSSLLVLTLLLYTALRCSAPAAEGACGPGKPALVCSSAVGSWSSSQQRRHRVCSGEGPPKADLMAFSPSVPPLQEDCSSEPRQSNPDWRYSASLRAGMHSSVHLEEAAVLRAGPGGPDQQWPTVSSATPEPEAGEVSPPVGAGVNSNSWTFKYGPGNPKQSGPGELPDKFIIPGSPAIISIRQEPANSQIDKSDFITFGKKEETKKKKKKKKGNKTQEKKEKGNSTTDNSDQ
- the LOC142438852 gene encoding protocadherin alpha-13-like, which codes for MMLHRRGCPGAPHLLLSLLLLTAWELGSGQLHYSVPEEAKHGTFVGRIAQDLGLELAELVPRLFRVASKDPGDLLEVNLQNGILFVNSRIDREELCGRSAACGIHLEVIVEQPLQVFHVEVEVKDINDHPPVFPESKKRISIAESRPPETRLPLDGASDEDIGVNSALTYRLNPNDFFALDSPSNHEQMSSLSLVLRKSLDREEIQEHSLLLTASDGGKPELTSTVQLLITVLDVNDNAPEFDQSIYKVRMPENASNGTLMIKLNATDPDDGTNGDVVYSFRRPVSPAVLYAFIINPNNGEIRIKGGLDFEEKKSYEILVEAVDNGNVPMAGHCTVLVEVLDVNDNAPEITITSLSLHVKEDAQPNTAIALIRVSDRDSGANGQVTCSLTPNAPFKLVSTFKNYYSLVLDSALDRESVAAYELEVTARDGGSPPLSATARVSVEVADVNDNAPTFAQAEYTVFVKENNPPGSHIFTVSARDADAQENARVSYSLVERRVGERALSSYVSVHAESGKVYALQPLDHEELEVLRFQVSARDAGVPALGGNVTLQVFVLDENDNAPALLPAAGAAAGSRGGGGGGGAGVSASELVPRSVGAGHVVAKVRAVDADSGYNAWLSYELQPAAGGARSPFRVGLYTGEVSTTRALDEADAPRQRLLVLVRDHGEPPLAATATVLVSLVDSGQALKTSSRAAMAAAAAGASGAAGGAAALVDVNVYLIIAICAVSSLLVLTLLLYTALRCSAPAAEGACGPGKPALVCSSAVGSWSSSQQRRHRVCSGEGPPKADLMAFSPSVPPCLGSAVGTVQREEDSEYLQEVSSNFKIRISKYSFIFAYVV